The Rhododendron vialii isolate Sample 1 chromosome 5a, ASM3025357v1 genome contains a region encoding:
- the LOC131326653 gene encoding 25S rRNA (cytosine-C(5))-methyltransferase NSUN5, which yields MSRFKKLPAATRAAAEKPENRRPSSADRSAYFARREAAKVLRTVLQGDAKRRAVGSIKSLVYSPSVRNKRGTFALVCETLKYLSIIKEVLGSANVLNSKWKRQGELIYTVTYDILFGQAASLVGDAEKFLLLRKDALQSALAQLLVRKGMKDIKDLTACQKFPDISKPRYVRVNTLKLDLKSALQELGKQNKVHEDDMVPDLLELPPGVDLHNHPLVLNGSVFMQGKASSMAAAALQPEPGWEVLDACAAPGNKTVHLAALTHGKGKILACELHKERVQRLKETINLAGAANVEVLNEDFLNLNPKHTSYSKVRAILLDPSCSGSGTSAVRLDHLLPSHGAGNDDAGINRLRKLQAFQKKALAHALSFPAVERLVYSTCSVHQIENEDVIKSVLPLALSLGFQLATPFPLWARRGLPVVEGSEHLLRTDPAEDKEGFFIALFIRKSTIAENRPERRPSSSTTTTATSEAICSEKSSISSVKKKQRNKYKLHLYCPSAKLSRMWLHPRYLARKRATRI from the exons ATGTCGCGTTTCAAGAAACTCCCAGCTGCAACTAGGGCGGCGGCGGAGAAGCCGGAAAACCGGCGTCCGAGCAGCGCCGACCGGTCTGCATACTTTGCCCGGAGAGAGGCGGCGAAGGTATTGCGGACCGTTCTCCAAGGAGATGCCAAGCGCAGAGCAGTGGGTTCGATCAAGTCGCTCGTGTATAGCCCCTCGGTCAGAAACAAGAGAGGCACTTTCGCTTTGGTTTGCGAAACGCTCAAGT ATCTTTCAATAATCAAGGAGGTTTTGGGCTCTGCTAATGTACTGAATAGCAAGTGGAAG AGGCAAGGGGAATTGATATACACAGTCACGTATGATATTCTTTTTGGCCAG GCAGCTTCATTAGTTGGGGATGCGGAGAAGTTTCTCTTGCTACGGAAAGATGCTCTGCAGTCAGCTCTAGCTCAGCTTTTAGTGAGGAAGGGCATGAAAGACATTAAAGATTTGACGGCTTGTCAAAAATTTCCGG ATATTTCAAAACCTCGCTATGTTCGTGTAAATACTCTGAAATTGGATTTGAAGTCAGCCTTGCAGGAATTGGGGAAGCAAAACAAG GTTCACGAGGATGACATGGTTCCTGATTTGTTAGAACTTCCTCCAGGTGTTGACCTGCATAATCATCCTTTGGTCCTCAATGGCAGTGTCTTTATGCAA GGTAAGGCAAGTTCCATGGCAGCTGCAGCCCTTCAGCCTGAACCTGGATGGGAG GTTCTGGATGCTTGTGCAGCACCAGGGAACAAAACTGTACACCTCGCTGCGCTGACGCACGGAAAGGGTAAAATTTTAGCTTGTGAACTTCACAAGGAAAGAGTTCAACGTTTGAAGGAAACTATCAATTTGGCTGGGGCTGCTA ACGTGGAAGTGCTAAATGAAGACTTCCTGAACTTGAATCCAAAACATACGTCATATTCAAAG gTTCGTGCAATTCTCTTAGATCCTTCATGCTCTGGATCCGGGACTTCTGCTGTTAGATTGGATCATCTACTCCCTTCACATGGCGCAG GAAATGATGATGCTGGCATCAATCGATTGAGAAAGCTCCAAGCTTTTCAGAAAAAGGCTCTGGCACATGCGCTATCGT TTCCAGCAGTTGAGAGACTTGTTTACAGCACGTGCTCTGTACACCAGATTGAAAATGAGGACGTCATTAAATCTGTTCTACCGCTTGCTTTGTCTTTGGGTTTTCAACTGGCAACTCCATTTCCCCTGTGGGCACGCCGTGGGCTCCCTGTTGTTGAAGGAT CGGAACATTTGCTTCGTACCGATCCTGCAGAGGACAAAGAAGGCTTCTTCATTGCACTATTTATAAGGAAGAGCACCATTGCAGAAAACAGGCCAGAAAGAAGACCCAGCagcagcaccaccaccaccgccacttcAGAAGCTATTTGTTCAGAGAAATCAAGTATTTCTTCTGtgaagaagaaacaaagaaacaagTATAAGCTTCATCTCTACTGTCCCTCGGCTAAATTGTCCAGAATGTGGCTGCATCCTCGGTACCTAGCGCGCAAAAGGGCAACCCGGATTTAG